In Elaeis guineensis isolate ETL-2024a chromosome 1, EG11, whole genome shotgun sequence, a genomic segment contains:
- the LOC105060481 gene encoding ADP-ribosylation factor GTPase-activating protein AGD12, translating to MSEKEKASPASVRKLKELLHIRDNRFCADCGAPDPKWASANIGVFICLKCCGVHRSLGTHISKVLSVSLDEWTEDEIESMLEVGGNSYANAIYEAFLPQGYSKPNPDASHEERTKFIRSKYELQEFLKPSLRIVSSKSSSSSFRSCNSGKDTESGFDLDLSQAGMEEFIGILKVKVIKGTNLAIRDMLSSDPYVVLTLGKQTGQTTVINSNLNPVWNEELKLAVPKKYGPLKLQVFDHDMLSKDDLMGDAEVDLQPMITAAMAFGDPDLLADMQIGKWLQSNDNALAKDSTINIVDGKVKQEVSLKLQNVESGEIELELEWIPLSQ from the exons ATGAGCGAGAAGGAGAAAGCTTCCCCAG CTAGTGTAAGAAAATTGAAGGAGTTATTGCATATAAGGGATAATCGCTTTTGTGCAGATTGTGGTGCTCCAGATCCCAAATGGGC GTCAGCGAATATTGGGGTGTTTATATGCTTAAAATGTTGTGGAGTGCATAGAAGTCTTGGCACACATATTTCAAAG GTTCTGTCCGTGTCATTAGATGAATGGACTGAGGATGAAATTGAATCTATGCTAGAGGTGGGTGGAAACTCTTATGCCAATGCAATTTATGAGGCTTTTCTTCCACAAGGATATTCCAAGCCTAACCCAGACGCAAGTCATGAGGAGCGTACAAAGTTCATCAG GTCGAAGTACGAGCTGCAAGAGTTTTTGAAACCAAGTCTACGCATTGTTTCTTCAAAGAGCTCTTCCAGCTCTTTCAGATCTTGTAATTCTGGAAAGGATACAGAAAGTGGGTTTGATTTAGATCTGAGTCAA GCTGGCATGGAAGAGTTCATTGGAATACTGAAGGtcaaagttataaaaggcactaaCTTAGCTATTAGGGATATGCTAAGTAGTGATCCTTACGTTGTCTTGACTCTGGGCAAACAG ACGGGCCAGACAACCGTAATTAATAGCAATTTGAATCCGGTTTGGAATGAGGAGCTGAAGCTAGCGGTTCCTAAAAAATATGGGCCCTTGAAATTG CAAGTGTTTGATCATGACATGCTTTCCAAGGATGACTTAATGGGTGATGCTGAGGTTGATCTTCAACCAATGATCACAGCTGCTATGGCATTTGGAGATCCAGATCTTCTTGCTGACATGCAGATAGGGAAGTGGTTGCAATCGAATGACAATGCCCTTGCTAAAGATAGCACCATCAACATCGTTGATGGGAAGGTTAAACAAGAGGTGTCACTGAAGCTACAAAATGTCGAGTCCGGAGAGATAGAGCTTGAACTGGAATGGATTCCTTTAAGTCAGTAG
- the LOC105060483 gene encoding uncharacterized protein isoform X1: protein MMGRGAGGRDRSNTEYAPRFEEKERRTGWGVAPPSRHLWVGNLGPHVTQSTLSEHFLRFGEIENITHIPGRNYAFVDYKKEDDAVIALRGLQGFNIAGMPLRIEFAKGDRASVLSQDGKRPQFGDERRSIEQVEAQFRRDTRPLRLSPEKSYDKSKGNKSAEPSEMLWIGFPSFLNVDEVVLRRAFSPFGEIEKISTFPGRSYAFVRYRSVVAACRAKEALQGKLFNNPRVNICFAKSDSTPAEHGRNQINGPFPPPFKSNYQPGLIGHGSETFPGDRSFETLDGEFHMASPHYISMFDRLSGDASIMGFGKSSSVRPGAGPVPNLGDIFEHNRPQETGLERRLSNDLYERHRNSPAAERGAAWHDIPFERSRRAPPFEDSWGMVEGPLPSAKRLRTDIFLDKELPEYPFSDFEQEKRDPSLLKLFPNLPEHDIYNKSFDSVPFGPKGFPDHSRNPIRPLAESDDSWRTFDHFNAGAGPLPLPAKLQSINPEPHQPPLKEEWKWEGTIAKGGTPVCRARCFPVGKILDFMLPEFLNCTARTGLDMLAKHYYQAASAWVVFFVPETDADIVFYNEFMHYLGEKQRAAVAKLGEKITLFLVPPSDFSEQVLKVPGKVSISGVILKFQQPSSDFSSSRHSLEVPESNLPPLVQQPNDGVSVCEDPLFRKSNSPDFRASSQGQSYFSSSSGPLTPVTSAFPLPHKPGDTHPYSGFVHSMEKLPEFHGEKRHDQLQHQNLPMPPNWSNHMNIPSSSFGNFRPPAPNAVSHSFDNSAGEAYPSGNSRVAQGTTSSNYIPETSGIAPFPASKFPVQQETKPQLSSPMPLPLQPEQLAHLAALLGQQKQPGKDPALPTDRDNQQANPMQSPSLHAHASVMHAQTSVLHDHASAPPGSSGPHINQVQQFQQHPSTVPAVQPTGNPVQQSSQQVPNSMREETEADPQKRLQATLQLAAALLQQIQQQSKTGDQR from the exons ATG ATGGGGAGGGGAGCAGGAGGAAGGGACAGATCAAACACTGAATATGCACCAAGATTCGAAGAGAAGGAGCGCCGGACTGGGTGGGGTGTTGCCCCTCCCTCGAGGCACCTCTGGGTCGGGAACTTAGGCCCTCATGTGACGCAGAGCACTCTATCGGAGCATTTTCTGAGGTTTGGGGAAATAGAGAACATAACTCACATTCCAGGCCGGAACTATGCCTTTGTCGACTATAAGAAAGAGGACGATGCTGTCATTGCATTGAGAGGGCTCCAAGGTTTCAATATTGCTGGGATGCCTCTTAGAATCGAGTTTGCAAAGGGG GACAGGGCTTCAGTATTATCACAGGATGGGAAACGTCCACAATTTGGTGATGAAAGACGTTCCATCGAACAGGTAGAAGCACAGTTTCGGAGAGATACAAGACCACTGCGGCTGAGTCCGGAAAAGTCATATGACAAGTCCAAGGGAAACAAGAGTGCAGAACCTAGTGAGATGTTGTGGATAGGGTTCCCATCATTCTTGAATGTTGATGAAGTGGTTCTGAGAAGGGCATTTTCACCCTTTGGTGAAATTGAGAAGATTTCTACATTTCCTGGTCGTAGCTATGCATTTGTTCGATACCGAAGTGTAGTGGCAGCTTGCAGAGCTAAAGAAGCTCTTCAGGGAAAACTTTTTAACAATCCCCGTGTAAATATATGTTTTGCCAAGAGTGATTCTACCCCGGCTGAACATGGAAGGAACCAAATAAATGGTCCATTCCCTCCACCTTTCAAATCTAATTATCAACCTGGTTTGATTGGACATGGTAGTGAGACTTTCCCAGGGGATAGAAGCTTTGAGACTCTTGATGGAGAGTTTCACATGGCATCTCCTCATTATATCTCAATGTTTGATAGGTTGTCTGGAGATGCCAGTATTATGGGTTTTGGTAAGAGTAGTTCTGTAAGACCAGGAGCAGGCCCAGTACCCAATTTAGGTGATATTTTTGAACATAATAGACCACAAGAAACTGGATTGGAACGACGGTTGTCCAATGATCTGTATGAACGCCACAGAAATAGTCCTGCAGCAGAGAGGGGTGCAGCATGGCATGATATCCCTTTTGAGAGATCTCGAAGAGCTCCACCTTTTGAAGATTCTTGGGGCATGGTGGAAGGCCCTCTTCCTTCAGCCAAGAGGCTGAGGACAGACATATTTTTGGATAAAGAACTTCCTGAGTATCCATTCTCTGACTTCGAACAAGAAAAGCGTGATCCTAGCCTGCTGAAATTATTTCCGAATTTGCCTGAACATGATATATATAATAAAAGCTTTGACTCTGTTCCTTTTGGCCCTAAAGGATTTCCTGATCATTCAAGGAATCCAATCCGTCCACTTGCTGAAAGTGATGACTCTTGGAGAACTTTTGATCATTTCAATGCAGGTGCTGGTCCATTACCTTTACCAGCCAAACTGCAGAGTATAAATCCAGAACCTCATCAGCCTCCACTGAAAGAAGAGTGGAAATGGGAGGGAACTATAGCGAAGGGAGGCACTCCGGTCTGTCGAGCTCGTTGCTTTCCTGTTGGAAAAATTCTGGATTTTATGCT GCCTGAGTTTCTAAACTGCACTGCAAGGACAGGTCTTGATATGCTTGCCAAACATTACTATCAAGCAGCTAGTGCTTGGGTGGTTTTCTTTGTTCCAGAAACGGATGCTGATATTGTTTTCTACAATGAATTCATGCACTATTTGGGTGAGAAGCAACGTGCAGCAGTTGCCAAGCTGGGGGAAAAGATTACCTTATTCCTTGTGCCACCATCAGATTTTTCTGAACAAGTACTGAAAGTACCTGGGAAAGTTAGCATCTCTGGTGTCATTTTGAAGTTCCAGCAGCCCAGTTCTGACTTCAGTTCTTCTCGTCATTCACTTGAAGTGCCAGAATCAAATCTCCCACCTCTGGTGCAGCAGCCAAATGATGGTGTTAGTGTTTGTGAAGATCCATTGTTCCGTAAGTCAAATTCGCCTGATTTCAGGGCATCCTCTCAGGGCCAAAGCTATTTCAGCTCATCATCGGGACCTTTAACTCCAGTGACTTCTGCTTTTCCACTACCTCATAAACCGGGTGACACTCATCCTTACTCAGGATTTGTTCATTCAATGGAAAAATTGCCAGAATTTCATGGAGAGAAAAGACATGACCAACTTCAGCATCAAAATCTGCCAATGCCACCGAACTGGTCCAATCACATGAACATCCCAAGTTCTAGCTTTGGGAATTTCCGTCCCCCAGCTCCAAATGCTGTATCACATTCATTTGATAATTCTGCAGGAGAAGCATATCCATCAGGAAATTCTCGGGTAGCACAAGGAACAACCTCAAGCAATTACATACCTGAAACTTCAGGTATCGCTCCTTTTCCTGCAAGCAAGTTCCCTGTGCAACAAGAAACTAAACCTCAGCTCTCTTCACCTATGCCACTTCCTCTACAACCTGAGCAACTTGCCCACCTGGCAGCTCTTCTTGGGCAGCAGAAACAACCAGGAAAAGATCCTGCATTACCAACAGATAGGGACAATCAACAGGCAAACCCAATGCAAAGCCCCAGTCTGCATGCACATGCTTCTGTTATGCATGCACAGACCTCTGTGCTGCACGACCATGCTTCTGCACCTCCTGGCTCATCAGGTCCCCACATTAACCAAGTGCAACAATTCCAGCAGCATCCTTCTACTGTTCCTGCAGTCCAACCGACTGGAAATCCTGTGCAACAAAGTAGCCAGCAAGTACCGAACAGCATGCGGGAGGAGACAGAAGCAGATCCCCAGAAGCGTCTCCAGGCAACGTTGCAGCTGGCTGCAGCACTACTTCAACAGATACAGCAGCAGTCAAAGACTGGTGACCAACGGTAG
- the LOC105060483 gene encoding uncharacterized protein isoform X2, with protein sequence MGRGAGGRDRSNTEYAPRFEEKERRTGWGVAPPSRHLWVGNLGPHVTQSTLSEHFLRFGEIENITHIPGRNYAFVDYKKEDDAVIALRGLQGFNIAGMPLRIEFAKGDRASVLSQDGKRPQFGDERRSIEQVEAQFRRDTRPLRLSPEKSYDKSKGNKSAEPSEMLWIGFPSFLNVDEVVLRRAFSPFGEIEKISTFPGRSYAFVRYRSVVAACRAKEALQGKLFNNPRVNICFAKSDSTPAEHGRNQINGPFPPPFKSNYQPGLIGHGSETFPGDRSFETLDGEFHMASPHYISMFDRLSGDASIMGFGKSSSVRPGAGPVPNLGDIFEHNRPQETGLERRLSNDLYERHRNSPAAERGAAWHDIPFERSRRAPPFEDSWGMVEGPLPSAKRLRTDIFLDKELPEYPFSDFEQEKRDPSLLKLFPNLPEHDIYNKSFDSVPFGPKGFPDHSRNPIRPLAESDDSWRTFDHFNAGAGPLPLPAKLQSINPEPHQPPLKEEWKWEGTIAKGGTPVCRARCFPVGKILDFMLPEFLNCTARTGLDMLAKHYYQAASAWVVFFVPETDADIVFYNEFMHYLGEKQRAAVAKLGEKITLFLVPPSDFSEQVLKVPGKVSISGVILKFQQPSSDFSSSRHSLEVPESNLPPLVQQPNDGVSVCEDPLFRKSNSPDFRASSQGQSYFSSSSGPLTPVTSAFPLPHKPGDTHPYSGFVHSMEKLPEFHGEKRHDQLQHQNLPMPPNWSNHMNIPSSSFGNFRPPAPNAVSHSFDNSAGEAYPSGNSRVAQGTTSSNYIPETSGIAPFPASKFPVQQETKPQLSSPMPLPLQPEQLAHLAALLGQQKQPGKDPALPTDRDNQQANPMQSPSLHAHASVMHAQTSVLHDHASAPPGSSGPHINQVQQFQQHPSTVPAVQPTGNPVQQSSQQVPNSMREETEADPQKRLQATLQLAAALLQQIQQQSKTGDQR encoded by the exons ATGGGGAGGGGAGCAGGAGGAAGGGACAGATCAAACACTGAATATGCACCAAGATTCGAAGAGAAGGAGCGCCGGACTGGGTGGGGTGTTGCCCCTCCCTCGAGGCACCTCTGGGTCGGGAACTTAGGCCCTCATGTGACGCAGAGCACTCTATCGGAGCATTTTCTGAGGTTTGGGGAAATAGAGAACATAACTCACATTCCAGGCCGGAACTATGCCTTTGTCGACTATAAGAAAGAGGACGATGCTGTCATTGCATTGAGAGGGCTCCAAGGTTTCAATATTGCTGGGATGCCTCTTAGAATCGAGTTTGCAAAGGGG GACAGGGCTTCAGTATTATCACAGGATGGGAAACGTCCACAATTTGGTGATGAAAGACGTTCCATCGAACAGGTAGAAGCACAGTTTCGGAGAGATACAAGACCACTGCGGCTGAGTCCGGAAAAGTCATATGACAAGTCCAAGGGAAACAAGAGTGCAGAACCTAGTGAGATGTTGTGGATAGGGTTCCCATCATTCTTGAATGTTGATGAAGTGGTTCTGAGAAGGGCATTTTCACCCTTTGGTGAAATTGAGAAGATTTCTACATTTCCTGGTCGTAGCTATGCATTTGTTCGATACCGAAGTGTAGTGGCAGCTTGCAGAGCTAAAGAAGCTCTTCAGGGAAAACTTTTTAACAATCCCCGTGTAAATATATGTTTTGCCAAGAGTGATTCTACCCCGGCTGAACATGGAAGGAACCAAATAAATGGTCCATTCCCTCCACCTTTCAAATCTAATTATCAACCTGGTTTGATTGGACATGGTAGTGAGACTTTCCCAGGGGATAGAAGCTTTGAGACTCTTGATGGAGAGTTTCACATGGCATCTCCTCATTATATCTCAATGTTTGATAGGTTGTCTGGAGATGCCAGTATTATGGGTTTTGGTAAGAGTAGTTCTGTAAGACCAGGAGCAGGCCCAGTACCCAATTTAGGTGATATTTTTGAACATAATAGACCACAAGAAACTGGATTGGAACGACGGTTGTCCAATGATCTGTATGAACGCCACAGAAATAGTCCTGCAGCAGAGAGGGGTGCAGCATGGCATGATATCCCTTTTGAGAGATCTCGAAGAGCTCCACCTTTTGAAGATTCTTGGGGCATGGTGGAAGGCCCTCTTCCTTCAGCCAAGAGGCTGAGGACAGACATATTTTTGGATAAAGAACTTCCTGAGTATCCATTCTCTGACTTCGAACAAGAAAAGCGTGATCCTAGCCTGCTGAAATTATTTCCGAATTTGCCTGAACATGATATATATAATAAAAGCTTTGACTCTGTTCCTTTTGGCCCTAAAGGATTTCCTGATCATTCAAGGAATCCAATCCGTCCACTTGCTGAAAGTGATGACTCTTGGAGAACTTTTGATCATTTCAATGCAGGTGCTGGTCCATTACCTTTACCAGCCAAACTGCAGAGTATAAATCCAGAACCTCATCAGCCTCCACTGAAAGAAGAGTGGAAATGGGAGGGAACTATAGCGAAGGGAGGCACTCCGGTCTGTCGAGCTCGTTGCTTTCCTGTTGGAAAAATTCTGGATTTTATGCT GCCTGAGTTTCTAAACTGCACTGCAAGGACAGGTCTTGATATGCTTGCCAAACATTACTATCAAGCAGCTAGTGCTTGGGTGGTTTTCTTTGTTCCAGAAACGGATGCTGATATTGTTTTCTACAATGAATTCATGCACTATTTGGGTGAGAAGCAACGTGCAGCAGTTGCCAAGCTGGGGGAAAAGATTACCTTATTCCTTGTGCCACCATCAGATTTTTCTGAACAAGTACTGAAAGTACCTGGGAAAGTTAGCATCTCTGGTGTCATTTTGAAGTTCCAGCAGCCCAGTTCTGACTTCAGTTCTTCTCGTCATTCACTTGAAGTGCCAGAATCAAATCTCCCACCTCTGGTGCAGCAGCCAAATGATGGTGTTAGTGTTTGTGAAGATCCATTGTTCCGTAAGTCAAATTCGCCTGATTTCAGGGCATCCTCTCAGGGCCAAAGCTATTTCAGCTCATCATCGGGACCTTTAACTCCAGTGACTTCTGCTTTTCCACTACCTCATAAACCGGGTGACACTCATCCTTACTCAGGATTTGTTCATTCAATGGAAAAATTGCCAGAATTTCATGGAGAGAAAAGACATGACCAACTTCAGCATCAAAATCTGCCAATGCCACCGAACTGGTCCAATCACATGAACATCCCAAGTTCTAGCTTTGGGAATTTCCGTCCCCCAGCTCCAAATGCTGTATCACATTCATTTGATAATTCTGCAGGAGAAGCATATCCATCAGGAAATTCTCGGGTAGCACAAGGAACAACCTCAAGCAATTACATACCTGAAACTTCAGGTATCGCTCCTTTTCCTGCAAGCAAGTTCCCTGTGCAACAAGAAACTAAACCTCAGCTCTCTTCACCTATGCCACTTCCTCTACAACCTGAGCAACTTGCCCACCTGGCAGCTCTTCTTGGGCAGCAGAAACAACCAGGAAAAGATCCTGCATTACCAACAGATAGGGACAATCAACAGGCAAACCCAATGCAAAGCCCCAGTCTGCATGCACATGCTTCTGTTATGCATGCACAGACCTCTGTGCTGCACGACCATGCTTCTGCACCTCCTGGCTCATCAGGTCCCCACATTAACCAAGTGCAACAATTCCAGCAGCATCCTTCTACTGTTCCTGCAGTCCAACCGACTGGAAATCCTGTGCAACAAAGTAGCCAGCAAGTACCGAACAGCATGCGGGAGGAGACAGAAGCAGATCCCCAGAAGCGTCTCCAGGCAACGTTGCAGCTGGCTGCAGCACTACTTCAACAGATACAGCAGCAGTCAAAGACTGGTGACCAACGGTAG